Genomic window (Desulfobacterales bacterium):
TTGCGCCGGGTAATCAATAAAGGTATAACCGCTGATGAGGTGCTTGCCGCGGCCGAGTCACTGGTCAAGGCCGGGATCATCAACCTGAAGCTCTACTTCATGATCGGCCTGCCCACTGAAACCGAAGAGGACCTGGAAGAACTGGTCGCCCTGTGTCTGGCGATCAAACAACGGATCCTGGGCCATGGCCGCGCCCGGGGCCGGCTGAGCAATATGAGTCTGAGCGTCAACAGCTTCATCCCCAAGCCGTGGACCCCGTTCCAATACCACCCCTTTGCCAGGGTGAGCGTTTTGAAAAACAAGATAAAATTCCTGCGCAAACGGTTGGCCAACGAGCCCAACCTGACCATCAGCGCCGAACGGCCCGAGCGGACCCTGCTCCAGGCGGTCCTGGCCCGGGGCGACCGGCGGGTGGGCCGGGCCATGCTCCATTTGCCGGGCGGGACATGCACCTGGCAACAGGCATTAAAACGCGAGCGGCTGCTTGCCGCGGAGTATGTTTATCGAACCCGGGACCGGGACGAACCCTTGCCCTGGGAGATCGTTGACCAGGGGATCGACCGCAACTATCTCTGGCGCGAATACCAGCGAGGCCTGGCCGGCAAAACCACCCCGCCCTGCAACCCGGAAAAATGCCGCCGCTGCGGAGTATGCCATGACCAGTGATGAAAAAAACAGCCGCAACCTCGACTCCAGGAAGATCGCCACCCTGCAGCCCTTCCGGCTGGTAAAGTTTTTCTCCTTTACCGCCCTGGCAATGATCCTGGCCGCCACCCTGGCCCTGTCCTGGGTGATCTCCAACAATGCCAAGAAAGTGCTGCTCGACCGGAGCGAGACCTATGCCCTGCTCCTGGCCGAAAACCTGAACAACCAGGTATTTGTCCGTTTCGTGGTGCCCACGGCGATCCGCTACGGCGAGATCGCCCTGAGCAACCCCGACCAGTTCAAACTGCTCGACAGCGTGGTCCGCACCACCACCCATGGTTTCAAGGTGGATTCGGTGACCATCTACGACTCCAACCGGAACATCATCTCCTACAGCACCATCGCCGACCTGGTCGGCAAGGAGGACATGGGCGGGGAGGAATACGAAAAGGCGCGCAAAGGGGAGAGCATCTCTGTCCTGCTCTCCACCGGCTCCCTGCTCAACCTGCTCCCCGGGGCCGGGCCGATCACCTGCAAGCTAAAGACCTATATCCCCTTTAAACGGGAATCGGACAAAGACCAGCAGGTCATCATGGGGGTGACCGAAATCGTCCTGGACCTGTCCGATGACCTGCTGGCGATCATCCGGCTCCAGGGCACGATCATCAGTTCCTCCCTGGTGATCATGGCCGGACTGTTCGGCATGCTCTGGCTGGTGGTATCCCGGGCCGACCAGATTATCGAGGCCCGGGCCAGGGAACGGCGCCGGCTGGAGATCAAGCTCGACAACGCCGAGCGGCTGGCCGGGCTGGGCAAGATGGTCACCGCGGTGTCCCACGAGATCAAGAACCCGCTGGGCATTGTCCGCAGCACCGCCGAGATTCTGGAACGCCGCTTGAAAAGCGTGTCCCCGGACAACCAGCACCTGGCCAAGATCATCATCGATGAAACCAGCCGGCTGGACGGGGTGGTGATGGAGTTTCTCGACTTTGCCCGGCCCCTGAGCCCGGAGTTCAAACCGGTTCAACTCAACGAGCTGCTGACCAAGGCGCTCAGCTTCATGGAGCCGGAACTGAAAAAACAGGGGATCAGCGTCAAATGGCGGCTGGACAAGGAGCTGCCCACTGTTCAGGCAGACCCGAACCAGCTCTACCGGGCCCTGCTCAACATCCTGATCAACGCGGTGCAGGCCATGCCCGGGGGCGGCGCAATCAGGCTGGCCACCAGAAAGACCCCGGGCCCAAACCACGCGGTGCGGATCAGTATCCGGGATTCCGGGATCGGGATCGGCAAGGAACGGCTTGCCAGGATCTTCCAGCCCTTCTACACCGACAAGACCCGCGGCACCGGCCTGGGGCTGGCCATTGTCAAGAACATCATTGACAGCCATAACGGCCGGATCACCGTGGAGAGCACCGAGGGCAACGGCACCGGCTTTACCATCATCCTGCCGCAATAGGAGGTCAGCGGTCGGAGGTCGGGGGTCGGGGGTCGGGGGTCGGGGGTCGGGGGTCGGGGGTCGGGGGTCGGGGGTCGGGAAAATATTATATCATAATTGTCGGTCTCGCAACAACCCGCTCGACGGACGTGATTCGTCTTGTAACTTGTTGATTTTATTGGGTGGCATTTGAAGCCTTTCGGGTTGTTACGAGTTCATCATAATTAATGATAATGGGATTTTTTTCATTTCCGCCCTTTGCATCTGCGATTTTAGGCACTATATTAATAGGAATGATTGACAGAGAAGAAAAACCCTTAAAAAGGAGTTACCACCATGGCAGTATTCAAGTGTGAAAAATGTGGTGCCACCAAGGAAGGCCGGTGCAAACCAAAAAAATGCCCGGTCTGTGCCGAGAGCGGCTGCATGGCAAAACAGGAAGAAAAAAAATCATCCGGCTGCGGCTGCAGCTGCAAAAAATAAGCAACACAGCTGATTCATCTGCAATTGAGCTGAGAAAACTCCCGTCCGGACGGACGGGAGTTTCGCATTTTCCGACCCAGGCCACCACCCCCAGGGGCAGAGAGTAATTCGAGCAGCAGATCAATTTCCATGTTTTTCCCTTCACGACCGCGGCCCATGCGGCGTTCTCCCTATCGCCGGCAGATACCGGCGGCGCTGTTGAGCTTCGCGGCTCGCCCCAACCGATCCACATAAAACCGTTGCATAACCTGCTTTCAGCAATTCGTATAACTTGAAAACAGAGGAGGGCATCCCTTTGAAAAAAACAGGCTTCAGAACTGATCCCTGGCTTTGGTTTATTCTTGTGGCAGTGCTGGCAACCGGATTTATTGCCGGAGGCTACTGGTACGCCCGGCAACAGGTCCAACTGGTTCGCAACTCGAAATACCAGGAACTGAAATCCATTGCCCAGCTTAAAATCAATCAGATCGCCACCTGGCGCAATGAGTCCATCTTTGGCATTCAGGTCTATGCAACAAACCCTTTATTCAGGGAATCCGCTGCCCGGTGGCTGCAAGAAAATGAAAACAGCCGCCTGAAAGATCAGATCCTCAGCGGCTGGGAAGTAATCCGGGAACATGCCGGTTTTAAGAACATCGTTCTTGCCGGTCTGGATAGCAGCGTAAGATTATCGCTCGATCCCAACGTGGTCAAGTTGAGTCATTATGCAAAAGACATGGTTAATAAAACAAGCTCCACGGAAGATATTATATTCAGCGATTTTTTCCGCTGCCCGGTCAGCGGCGCCATCTATATTGACGTGATGGCGCCGGTTTTCGACCCGGCCGGCCGGCCGGTTGCAGTGCTTATTCTGCGACTCGACCCGGCAAGAGACCTGTACCCGCTGATCAGGTTCTGGCCGACCCCGAGCCCCAGTTCGGAAACAATGATCGTTGCCAAGGATGGAAGCCAGGTGCTGTTCCTGAACAAGTTGCGGCACGATCCTCAGCATGCCCTGACCAAGCGGTTGCCGCTGACCCGGTTAACCAGTCCGGCGGTCCAGTCGGTTTTAGGCCGGGAAGGTGTTTTCGAGGGCAGAGACTACCGCGGTGCAACCGTGGTGGCTGATATTTCTCCGGTGCCGGATACGCACTGGTACATGGTCACCAAGGTGGACAAAAGTGAGATTCTGGCCGCGACCCGTTATCACTCGTTTTTTATCGGCATGGTTGTTCTGCTTCTTTTATTGTTGACCGGCGCTGGCAGCGGATTTATTTACCGGCGCCAACGGGCGGAAGTCTACCGGCAATTATATGGCGCGGAAAAAGAGCGTAATGAGATCCTGGAGGAATTCCGGATCACCCTTTACAGCATCGGTGACGGCGTTATCTCAATGGATGCATCGGGCAGGATCCGTCACCTGAATCCGGTGGCCGAAAGGCTTACCGGCTGGAGTGAGGCCGAGGCGCGGGGCAGACCGCTGGGCGAGGTGTTCCACATTATCCATGAAAATACCCGCAAGGCATTGGTTGATCCGGGTGAACGTGTTCTGCGGGAAGGAGGCATCGTCAAGCTGCCCGACGATGCCCTGTTAATAGCCCGTGACGGCACGGAACACCCGATTGCCGACAGCGCCGCGCCGATAAACGGGGACCGGGACAGTCTGATAGGCATTGTCTTGGTTTTCAGTGACGTTACAGAGGAGCGGAAGGCCCGGCGGGCGCTGCGTGAAAGCGAAAAACGGTATCGTAATTTCTTTATGGAGGATATTACCGGTGTTTTCATTTCAACCCCTGAGGGAGAGCTGCTGGACTGCAACCCGGCATTTGCCCGGATCATGGGACTCACCTCTGCGGAACAAGCCAATAAACTCGATATGACAACCCTGTTCTCCTCACCCGCGGCCAGCGATGACCTGTTAACCCGTCTCCGCCAGGAGAAAAAAGTGATCGATCATGAACTGGAAATGCGGCGCGTGGACGGAAAGACCATTCATGTGATTGAAAACGTCATTGGCAAATTTGACAACAGCGGCAATCTTGTTGAAATTCAGGGTTATCTGTTTGACATTACGGAACGGAAGAAACTGGAGCAGCAGCTCATGCAGGCCCAGAAGATGGAGGCCGTGGGCCGGCTGGCCGGCGGCGTGGCCCATGATTTCAACAACAAGCTCAGCGTGATCATGGGCTACAGCGAAATGGCGCTGGCCGAGATCCCCAAGCCGGGCGGCGCCTGGAACGATTATCTCCAGGAAATTCTGAAGGCGGCGCAGCACTCCGCCGATCTCACCCGCCAGTTGCTGGCCTTTGCCCGAAAACAGATCATTGCCCCCAGGGTGCTTGACCTGAACGACGCCGTAACGCAGATACTGAAGATGTTGCAGCGGCTTATCGGCGAGGATATTGATCTGGTCTGGCGGCCTGACGCCGATCTCTGTAAGGTGAGGATCGACCCGGCCCAGATCG
Coding sequences:
- a CDS encoding ATP-binding protein; amino-acid sequence: MTSDEKNSRNLDSRKIATLQPFRLVKFFSFTALAMILAATLALSWVISNNAKKVLLDRSETYALLLAENLNNQVFVRFVVPTAIRYGEIALSNPDQFKLLDSVVRTTTHGFKVDSVTIYDSNRNIISYSTIADLVGKEDMGGEEYEKARKGESISVLLSTGSLLNLLPGAGPITCKLKTYIPFKRESDKDQQVIMGVTEIVLDLSDDLLAIIRLQGTIISSSLVIMAGLFGMLWLVVSRADQIIEARARERRRLEIKLDNAERLAGLGKMVTAVSHEIKNPLGIVRSTAEILERRLKSVSPDNQHLAKIIIDETSRLDGVVMEFLDFARPLSPEFKPVQLNELLTKALSFMEPELKKQGISVKWRLDKELPTVQADPNQLYRALLNILINAVQAMPGGGAIRLATRKTPGPNHAVRISIRDSGIGIGKERLARIFQPFYTDKTRGTGLGLAIVKNIIDSHNGRITVESTEGNGTGFTIILPQ
- a CDS encoding PAS domain S-box protein, which produces MKKTGFRTDPWLWFILVAVLATGFIAGGYWYARQQVQLVRNSKYQELKSIAQLKINQIATWRNESIFGIQVYATNPLFRESAARWLQENENSRLKDQILSGWEVIREHAGFKNIVLAGLDSSVRLSLDPNVVKLSHYAKDMVNKTSSTEDIIFSDFFRCPVSGAIYIDVMAPVFDPAGRPVAVLILRLDPARDLYPLIRFWPTPSPSSETMIVAKDGSQVLFLNKLRHDPQHALTKRLPLTRLTSPAVQSVLGREGVFEGRDYRGATVVADISPVPDTHWYMVTKVDKSEILAATRYHSFFIGMVVLLLLLLTGAGSGFIYRRQRAEVYRQLYGAEKERNEILEEFRITLYSIGDGVISMDASGRIRHLNPVAERLTGWSEAEARGRPLGEVFHIIHENTRKALVDPGERVLREGGIVKLPDDALLIARDGTEHPIADSAAPINGDRDSLIGIVLVFSDVTEERKARRALRESEKRYRNFFMEDITGVFISTPEGELLDCNPAFARIMGLTSAEQANKLDMTTLFSSPAASDDLLTRLRQEKKVIDHELEMRRVDGKTIHVIENVIGKFDNSGNLVEIQGYLFDITERKKLEQQLMQAQKMEAVGRLAGGVAHDFNNKLSVIMGYSEMALAEIPKPGGAWNDYLQEILKAAQHSADLTRQLLAFARKQIIAPRVLDLNDAVTQILKMLQRLIGEDIDLVWRPDADLCKVRIDPAQIDQILANFLVNARDAISGVGRVVIRTENVVFDESYCADHAGFSPGEYVLLEVSDNGDGMDKETLANIFEPFFTTKEQGKGTGLGLATVYGIVKQNEGFINVYSEPGQGTTFRIYLPRFADQASCSPAAPAPETVQQGTETILLVEDEEAILKMARQMLESLGYTVLAVGTPVEALHRVEACPGEIHLLITDIVMPEMNGRNLADQLGSIKPALKCLFMSGYTANAIAHSGILDEGVHFIQKPFSIKDLAAKVRQALESE